The Undibacterium cyanobacteriorum genomic sequence TTCTCATCGCAGCCCTTCATCACGCGGGCTTGGCCACACTCACGCATACCCCAAGTCCTATGGGATTTTTGAATGAGTTGTTAGGTCGACCTGACAATGAAAAGCCTTACATCCTGTTGGTCGTTGGGCATCCAGCGGAGCACTGTATGGTGCCAAATATCCGCAAGAAACCCTTAGAGGAAATCGCCAGTTTCTTGTAATTGAGACGGGCATAGTTGCGTTCAAAATCATAAAAAATGCCGCTGACCCGCGGCTTTGATCAAGCTTTTTGTTGAATTTGGATAAAAAGCTTGCCAAGCATCCAAAGATGTTGTTATAGTCAAGCTCATTCAAACATGAGGATCGCAATGGCAGCTGTACGATTTTACTTTCACTTTTACTTTAGCTATTCCAACCCAGTGGCGGTGGAGAAGCGGTAAGTTCACGTGGAAGCAAAAAGAAGCGAAACAGAACAAAACCGATCCTCAAGAAAACCGCCAAGTTGGCGGTTTTTTTTTGCGCGCAGATTTTAATCGAAGACTTTTTTATTTTTTATTGAGACGGAAAAACTATGCAACGCACAGATGATTTACGCATCCGAGAGATGAAGGAATTACTTCCACCTTCGCACTTGATTCGAGAGTTTTCTTGCTCGGATAAAGCATCGGAAGTGACAGCCAATGCGCGCACAGCACTGCATAATATTTTGCATGCAAAAGACGATCGCGTAATGGTGGTAATTGGTCCATGTTCGATTCATGACACGAAAGCTGCGATGGAGTATGCACGCAAATTGGCTGATGCTCGCGTACGATTTGCAGGTGAACTTGAAATTGTGATGCGTGTGTATTTTGAGAAGCCACGTACGACTGTCGGATGGAAGGGACTGATTAATGATCCCTACATGGACAATAGTTTTCGCATCAATGACGGGCTGCGAATTGCTCGTGAATTATTGTTGAATATTAATGAGTTAGGTTTGCCAGCTGGTACCGAATATCTCGATATGATTAGTCCTCAGTACATCGCCGATTTGATCAGCTGGGGCGCGATTGGAGCTCGGACAACGGAGTCCCAAGTACATCGTGAGTTGGCGTCTGGTTTGTCTTGCCCAGTCGGATTCAAAAACGGAACGGACGGTAATGTGAAAATCGCGGTTGATGCGATTAAGGCGTCGTCGCAACCACATCATTTCTTATCCGTGACGAAAGGCGGACACTCGGCGATCGTTTCAACCAATGGTAATGAAGATTGTCACATCATTTTGCGTGGTGGTAAGACGCCTAACTACGATGCGGCGAGTGTTGATGCGGCGGCAAAGAGTATTGAGGCCAATTGTTTAGTCGCACGTATCATGATCGATGCGTCGCACGCGAATAGTTCCAAGAACCCACTCAATCAAATTCCAGTTTGTGCAGACATTGCTCAGCAAGTTGCAAATGGTGATGATCGTATCGTCGGAGTTATGATTGAATCTAACTTGGTGGCGGGACGTCAGGATGTTGTGGCTGGAAAAGAGCTGGTCTACGGCCAGTCCATCACCGATGGATGTATTGATTGGAATGATAGTGAAAAAGTTTTGCAAACCCTAGCTGATGCAGTGAAAGCGCGTCGACAGAAGAAAGTAGTTTAAGGTGATCGCCACGCATCGTTTCGCCGTGAGGCTTTGCGTGGATTAGCAATCGGAGTTGAGTCTGGGATGGTGGCGCTGACGGCGCACATGGGAGGAATTAATTCTTCTTACTCAGTGTCATCTGCTGACCTTCGCGAACCATCGTAACTCGATTGAGAAACGACATTCCCAGAAGTGCGAATGGCAGTTCATTCTCCTGCACTGAGGCTTCTACTTGAAGAATTTCGATATCGCCAATTTTGACGGAGTCTAATTTGACGCGATAAGTCTGGATGACGCCGTTCGCGGTGGAACTGCGCGACAAGACTCCTTTTTTGTAATCAATTCCCAGCCTTTGCGCATCATTGGCGGATAGCGATAGAAAGGTCGCCCCAGTATCCACCATCATCCGCAGTGAAGAGCCACCGTTGATTTGACCAGTGGTGAGAAAATGTCCTAACTCGTTGGCTTGCAGAATGACTTTTTTATTGCCGCCATCATTACTTCCTTGAAGTAGTGTGCGTCCGAGTTGTAGTAGTTGTTTCTTTCCATCGACTTCGATCACAGCATGGTTGCGATCTACCGTCAGGAGTTTGATATTGCCATTGATCACCGCCCCCTCAGCGTAGTTCTTGGGCGGTTTGCCATCAATGATGAGCATGGCTTTGCCGTTACTGAGAGCGACCAAATCGATATCTGTGGCGGAACACAGAGGCGCGTATGAGCCAAATGCAAATATCGCTGCAAGAGACAAAATCGAGAAATGTTTAGCTTTGCTCATTGCAGCGACTCCTGTGCTGGATGCGAATTAGCGATGGTTTAGTCGCGGAAGTTGTTGAACTCGAGTGGCAAGTCTTTTACTTCTTTGCGTAATAGTGCGATGGCCGACTGCAAGTCATCACGTTTTGCACCACTGACGCGCACCGCATCACCCTGAATGCTCGCTTGCACTTTCATCTTGCTGTCTTTGAGAATCTTCACAATTTTCTTAGCATCCTCAGTTTGAATGCCGTTTTTGACTTTCAAGACTTGTTTAACTTTATCTCCACCGATTTTCTCGACTTTGCCGACGTCGAGGAAACGCACGTCGACGTTACGCTTTCCGAGCGTTTGTTTGACTTCGATGATGATTTGATCGAGGTGAAAGTCTGTATCGCCAAAAAGAATGATTTCACGCTCTTTTTCTTTAAGTTCAACCTTGGCGCTCGTGCCTTTCAAATCAAAGCGATTGGTGATGACCTTGTTGCTTTGATTGATAGCATTTTTGACTTCTTCCATATTGGCTTCGGAGACGGTGTCAAATGAAGGCATGATATTCCCTGTTATGTTGTTATTCTTTGCCTAAAAATAGGCATTGAGTGAGTTGATTGAATAGTGAAACTTCAGTGAAATTTGAGTGAAATTTCGAGACAGCGCCTATTCTAGCAAAATCAATTGTCTATGCCTCGAATTTACGGTTTTTTGCCCCGTTTTTGATGAAAAGACGACTATAATCTCGAGCCTATGAACCAGTTATTTTCTCTCCAACACAAGGTCTCCCTTAAGAATCACAATACCTTCGGCATTAATGCAATTGCCGACAATGTGCTGCGCATTTCTTCAGTTGATCAATTACCCGAACTACATGCACGATTCAAAGCACAGCCCGAGCTTGGCTTTGTGTTTCTTGGCGGCGGCAGCAATGTCATTTTGCCGGACCACATTGAGGCGCTGGTGCTTCAGATCGATCTCAAGGGTAAACAAGTCATTGAGCGAGACAACAACACGGTACTTGTCAGCGCATCGGCTGGAGAAAATTGGCATGACTTCGTTCAGTGGACCATTGCGCAAGGTCTTGGTGGCCTTGAAAACTTATCTCTGATTCCAGGAACAGTCGGCGCTGCACCGATACAGAACATTGGGGCTTATGGTCGTGAGCTCAAAGACTGCTTTTATAGTCTACGGGCTTATGATTTGCTGAGCGGAGAAGAACATGTTTTCAGTAAAGAACAATGTGCTTTTGCCTATCGTGACAGCTTTTTTAAACGTCCTGAGTCGCGTCATTTGCTGATTACCGAAGTCTGTTTCAGTTTTGATCTAGATTGGCAACCTGAGCTCAGTTATGGCGACGTCGCGCAACGCCTCAAGGGCCAGGGCATTTCGAAACCCACACCACAACAAGTGAGCGACACGATTTGCGCCATACGCCGTAGCAAATTGCCCGATCCTCGTGAGATTGGCAATGCGGGAAGCTTCTTTAAAAACCCGATTATTTCTATTGAGTTACGTGATCGTATTTTGGAGTCATATCCTCATTGCGTGAGCTATCCTTTACCCAATGGTCAATGTAAATTGGCTGCAGGATGGTTGATTGAACAGGCTGGATGGAAAGGGCGCCAAACCGGTAACGTCGGTGTCTATGAAAAACAAGCTTTGGTGTTAGTGAATCACGGTGGGGCGACTGGTATGGAAGTCCGTGCATTGGCAGAAGCGATACAAAACGATGTCGCGCAAAAATTTGGTGTGCGCCTTGAAGTGGAACCTATCTTCATTGATTGAAGAGTGAGTTTGAAACTATTATGGCTAGCTTGAGTTAGCTCTGGCGCAAGAATGAGCGCAAGCACAAGTGCGAGCAAAAGCAATAAAACGAAAAATAAGAATTGAAGTACATGACTTTCCCAGAAAATACGCCATCCTCAAAAAATACGAATATCGCCGAGGCTTTACTCTTAGGTGAAGATTGCCCTGATTTGATGCGCGATGAAACGCTGGCCGACCTCCTCAATCATACCATTGCAAGAGTCCCAGACAAGACTGCGCTCTGGAGTGATCTGCAGTCGGTCACCTATGGCGAATTAGGACGTCGTGCTGATCAGATCGCAAGGCAATTGTTCGATGCTGGATTGAGGCCTGGTCATATTATTGGCTTGTGGATGCCGCGCGGTATCGATTTGTTAATCACGCAAGCCGCCATCTCAAAAACCGGGGCAGCATGGCTACCATTTGATTCCGAAGTGCCGACCGATCGCATCCAAGTTTGCCTTGAGGATGCGAACGCCTTTGGCCTGATAACGAATCGCGATGCGGTGCCACAAGTTCACGCTTTGCGTGAGGCTGGTTATCGCTTATTTGTTGCAGAAGAGATGGAAAGCGCAGCGATCGAAACGACCGAGAATACCGCTAATGTGGTGTTGCCGCGCGCTGCAGGAACTGACCCCGCTTACGTCATTTACACCTCGGGCTCGACAGGTAAACCCAAGGGCATCGTCATTAATCAAGCGAGTATTTGCCACTTTTTGCGCAGTGAGAATAGTGTTCTCGGTGTTCGTGAAACTGATCGTGTGTACCAAGGATTCTCCGTCGCTTTCGATATGTCTTTCGAAGAGATTTGGATTAGTTACCTAGTCGGTGCAAGTCTGTGGATTGCCTCACGTGAAGTTGCCTTAGATGCTGACGCCTTACCGCAGGCGCTGATCAAAAATGACATCACGGTCTTGCATGCGGTGCCAACCTTGCTTGCCTTGTTTAGTTGCGATGTACCGTGCTTGCGCATCATTAATCTTGGTGGAGAAATGTGCCCACCAAGTTTGGTCGATAAGTGGTCGCATCCGAATCGTCAGATGTTTAATACCTATGGTCCGACCGAAGCGACAGTCTCGGCCAGTCTTGCACCATTAAAAGCCGGTGAGGCCGTTACCATCGGTGTGCCTTTGCCGAACTACGGCTTATTGGTGATCAATCCCGATTTGCAGCCAGACGGTAGTATGGAATTGTTACCGCGCGGCGAAACAGGCGAGCTATGTATTTTTGGTCCAGGTGTGTCGGCTGGATATTTAGGACGCCCTGATCTCACTGCTGAAAAATTCTTGTCTAACCCATGGGCACCGACAGAAAAGTATGCGCGCTTGTACCGCACTGGAGATTTAGCTCGCATCGGTGAAGATGGAAGTGTGCAATGTCTTGGGCGTGCTGATGATCAAGTGAAGATACGTGGCTTCAGGGTTGAGCTTGGTGAAATCGAAGCGGTATTGGCAAAACAACCGGGCGTTGGCACTGTGGCAGTTTTGCTGCGTAATGAAGATGGTATCGATCAATTGATCGCCTTTATTGTTCGAGATGCGAGCAGTGAAGCTTCAGCTTCAAGCATGATACAAGAATTGCGCGACGCTTTAGGGCAGCAGTTACCTGCATATATGGTCCCAAGTCGCTATGAATTTTTGGAAGAAATGCCACGCCTGAGTTCCGGCAAAATTGATCGTAAAGATTTGAAGGCTCGACCTTTGAGTGTATTGATCGCCACCGGCGAAAGTGAGCAAGCCGAGACCGATGCGGAACAAGTTCTGTTTGCAGCGCTTGGTACATTATTTCCCGGCCAAAGTTTGCGTCGACCAGCGGACTTTTTCGATGATCTCGGTGGGCACTCATTGATGGCGGCGCGTTTGGTGTCAGCTTTGCGCCAAGACGCACGTTACGCTTACTTTAAAATTAGCGATATTTACCAATCGCGTCAGCTTGGAAAAATCGCTGAAGTGATGCAGTACGGGGCGGTGTCACCGGTGACTGCGTCTACTAATGAGGTCAAGGCTGCACGAGGCGGCATTGCCGTCGATGTCAAACGCTGGATTTGCGGTGCTGCGCAGGCGATTGCAATTCCGTGTCTAGTCGCCATTCGAATGTTGCAGTGGCTCTCACCATTTTTTGCTTACCATTTCTTTACGGGCGAACCTTCGGACTCAGTTGCACGCGCCGTGATTTATTCAATCGCGATTTTCTTAGGCGTCACTGTGGCGGAATTTTTCTTTGCCATCGTAGCAAAATGGATCATTCTAGGAAAATTGAAGCCAGGTACTTATCCTCTTTGGGGGGTGACGTATTTTCGATGGTGGTTGGTTGACCGTATTATCGAGGCAGTGCCCGTCTATATGATTAACGGTACTTCATTGTATCGTTGGTGGTTGCGTGCACTTGGTGCGCAAGTCGGAGACGAAGCTCTGATCGGATCGTTGACTTTGCGGTCGCCTGATAGCCTCACACTAGGCCGTGGCGTCAGTATTGGGAACGCCTGCAGCTTTGAGAATGTGCGCATTCAAGATGGCGTGATGCTCGTTGGTGCGATAGTGCTTGAGGAAGACGCGTATGTCGGCTCCTATGCCGTTTTAGAGGGCAATACGAAGCTGGAGAAGTTGGCGCATTTAGACGGGCAGTCGGCCCTCGTTGATGGACAGGTCGTTCCAGCTGGTCGCGTGTGGCGCGGCTCGCCAGCGCGTGATGCCGGTCCATTTGTAGCGAACGGCGACTTGCAACGTGGCGAATTGACTATGGCAAGACGTGTGGGTGAAGCTGCGTATTTCTTGCTCGGATCTTTGCTTGTTTCTGCGTTGTTCTTCTTGCCGGTGTTCCCAAGTTTTATGGTGATCGATTGGCTGGATGCTCAAGAGGTTTTCGGTTTTATTCAGACCGCAGATGTTGGTGTCCAACTGATCGATTATTTCCTACTTGCCTTTCCTGCGACAGCAGTTTTGGTGCTCTGCACGGCATTACTGTCAGCAGGGATTCGTTGGACCTTCTTGGGCCGTTTGAAGCCCGGAAGTTATTCAGTGCACAGTAACACTTACAGTCGAAAATGGTTCGTCAACCAAATCCAGGAATCAAGTTTGAACGTCTTGCACGGTGTTTATGCGACGATCTATTCGCCGTATTGGTACCGCATGCTTGGCGCCAAAGTTGGTAAGGGCACGGAGCTGTCAACAGCCTTAGGTGTCGTTCCGGATATGCTGACTTTGGGCGATGAATGCTTTATTGCCGATGCTGTGATGCTAGGCGATGAGGAAATTGATCAAGGCTGGATGACGGTGCAAGCCACGACCATTTCGCGTCGTAGTTTTGTGGGAAATGGCGCCTACGTTCCTGACGGTACTGAGATCCCTGAAAATGTCCTGATCGGTGTGCATACGCGTGCTCCTGATAACGCACAAATGAAGGCGGGCGATACATGGATAGGCTCGCCTGCGATGCTGTTGCCAGCACGTGAAGAAGTCAAAGGCTTCGCTGAGGAGTTGACCTTCAAACCTTCTTTTTGGCGAAAAATTGCGCGCGGCTTGATCGAAGCCTTCCGCATTATTGCCCCGCATGCTCTCGTGATCGCGATTGGTTATGTGATTGTTTTGGATCTGATGCCGCTCGCCGCTGAAGAGCGCTGGGGCGAAGTGTTGTACTACTTAATTGTATCAGGGCTTTTGTACGGCGCCGGTTGTTTTGTGTTCGTAGCGCTGTTGAAATGGATACTGATCGGTCGGTACAAGCAGAGTAGCCATCCTATGTGGACTTGGTTTGTGTGGTCCTCCGAAGCGATAACGAATCTCTATGAAGGTATTACGGTACCGAACTTTATGCGCTACTTAAAAGGAACGCCTTGGCTGCCGCTGGCTTTCCGTTTATTGGGCGCAAAAATCGGCAAAGGGGTGTACATGGATACGACCGACATCACAGAATTTGATTGCGTCAGTATCGGGAATTATAGTGAAATCAATGCCGCTGCTTGCCCGCAAACCCATCTATTCGAAGATCGTGTCATGAAGGTTGATCACGTCAAGATTGGTGACGGTGTTTATCTGGGGCCCCGTAGCTTCGTGCTATACGGCGCAGAAGTCGGTGATGACGCACAGTTGGGCGCACTGACTTTAGTCATGAAAGGTGAGTTCATACCCGCAGGTTCTAGCTGGCGTGGTTGCCCGGCGTCGGTCGCGTAAGCAATTAGCCTCGTATGCCGACTTTTCCACCTATCTCGACAACACCGGAGTTGGCAAGGGTAACCCTACAAGACACTGGTGAGTGTGTTTTCCTTTTCGCGAATAATGAGAGAAGAAGTCGTCAGCAAATGCGTCAACAGGTACGCCAATCACTTATCGAGTTGATCGCTAGCGCCTACGCTCTTCAGAAAGACGAGGTGCATCTAGTCCAAGAGTTGGGAACACCACCACGGCTGGATGCCAACGGCATCTCACACTTTGTTTCGTTTTCCCACGCGGCAGATCTGTCTTGCATTGCGATCAGCCGCCATCGACCTCTTGGACTTGATCTGGTTCATGTGGATGAAATCAAGGGCGCCCAAGATTGCTTAGATGTCGCAGCGATCTATCTTTCACCGCAGGTGTTTCAGGCATTGCCTACTGTTGGGCCTGCAGACCTTCCTAGTCGTTTTATCGCTGTATGGGCCGAGCATGAAGCCGTCCTCAAGTGCCTTGGCCTACCTTTGCAAGAATGGAGTCAAAAGCTCGCTTTGGCAACGCAAGGAGTTGAATCAATGAGTCGGTGGGTCGACCCATCCCATGTGTTGGCGATCGCGATACGTCCAGTTTAATGAGTTACAGGAAGCGGCCTTATAGGAAACAGGCTTACAGGCTCAGCACTTCTTTCAAATTCTGCGCATTGCGCCGAGATATTTCGAGGCGAACTCCCGTTTTTAAAGTGACGATATAACCCTGTTGCATCGACTCCTCAATACCGACAATGGCCTGTAGATTGATCAGATGTTGTCGATTGGCGCGAAAGAAGAGGGCGCATGGCAAGCGTTCTTCCACACTCGAGATGCTCTTCTTGAGATAGGCCCGCTGCCCTTTGAAAAAGACTTGTACATAATTCTTGCAACTCTCTATGTAGTCAATTTCGGTGACGGAAATGAGATGACAATGGTTGCCATCTTTAATGAAGATTTTGCTGTTCGGTTCAAGTACTTGTTTCTCTTCTTCACGGCGTCTAGCACTTGATTCCTGTGTTGGTACAGTGTGACTGAGTTTCGCTATCGCTTGTGCCAAACGCGTTTGACTGATGGGTTTGACCAGATAGTCTATGGTGTCGAAATCAAATGAACGAATCGCGTATTCACTGTGCGCCGTGGTGAAGATAATCTTGGGCTGATAGTCGAGTTGGGCGAGCAGAGAAAAACCATCTTCCCCTGGCATATGGATGTCGAGAAACAAGAGATCCGGGCGATGCTCCTCAATCGCCTGCAGGGCTGTTGTGGCGTTATCTGCACTCGCGACCAGTTCAATTTCTTCGAAGCTCGTTAACATGCGCATCAATCCCTCGCGTGCTAAACGGGAGTCCTCAATAATCATCGCTCTCATGCATTGTTCCTCGGGATCGCAAATTGCACTTCGAAGCACTGATCGTTTTGCTGTGCTCTGAAGTTGGTCTGTGAGCCATACAGCAGACTTAGTCTTTGCTTGATATTGGTGAGTCCAATTTGCGTACTGTGATTCTCCATATTTTTGTGAAGTTGAGGTGTTGGAGACGAACGGATGGCTAAACTATTTTTTACTAAAAATTTTACCTGCTCAGAATGAGCTTCAATCTGTAGCAAAATCTCCCCCCCATCTTTGCATTGCTCGATGCCATGTTTCACTGCATTTTCGACCAGCATTTGCAAGATCATCGGTGGAATCATCACGCCATCGAGGTTTCCCTTGGTCAATAAAGAAAATCTTAAGCGGTCTTCAAACTGTAGCTTGGCGATCGCGATGTACTTATCAATGATTTGCAGCTCGCTCTCCAAACGGATTTGATTCGCTTTCTCACTGGCGAGTGTATAACGAAGAATTTCCGATAGTGCCACGATGGCATCATCCGCGGCGTTGGTGCTTTCGTGTATAAGGAAGCGGATATTGTTCAAAGCATTGAACAAGAAATGTGGATTGAGTTGATTATTGAGTCGACTCAATTGGGCTTCGCGCAAACTTGCCGCGAGCTGCAGATTGCTCATTTCTCTTTCTTTCAATCTCTTATTGGTCGAGAAACTGATGTAGAGCACGTACCAAATACACATCGTGATGTGCATTTGCAAACTGCCACCGATGATGAATTGAGTGATGAAGCTGCGAGGGTTGCTTTGTATCGCTGGCTCTTCTTGAATGAGAGTCGACCAAAATACGGGCATTAAGAGCAAGCTTAAAACGCACATGACCAGAAATGCCATCAAGCCACCATACAGAATCACCAAAGGCACTAATTTCCCCATCGATAACTGATGCCAAGCGCGGGTTTTGTAGTGCCAACGAAAACTCAGGCATGCGAGCGTGAAGGGAATAAACCACAAGAAGCTCATGCTCGCATTAAAACTAGCATGGTGGCTCCACAAGACAGCGCTCAACGCGGTCATACTGGCGATCAGCAGACTGGCATTGACGTGGTAGAACCAAAACTCCCTTTCTTTCGGAAAAAAACTCATCATGTCATTCGGTCTTATCGGTGTTGAGTCATTAAATTCGGCAAGCGTTTGTTGCCATCAATATCAGTTGTGCTCGGTTGAGCTTATTTGTGCACAGTTGCGGTCAGTGCTGAAGTGAAAACAAGCGTACTTTTGCTTACTCTACCTCGCCATTTGTTGTGCATGCAAGGCATCTGTCTTAAAAGTTGCTTTGCATGCGCTTGCGTCACTTACCAAAGTCGAAAACGCTGTTCTGGCGCAAGGTAAAGAGCATCACCGGGTTTGGTGGAAAAAGCCTCATGGAAACCGTCTACGTGCATTACAGGTGCATTGCTGCGAACTTTGTGCGGTGAGTGTGGATCAACCATCAATAGTTCAAGCGTGCGTTGATCACGCCTTAACACCGCCCAGCCTTTCGCGTTTTCAATGAAGAAGCTTTGCTTTGCCTGCCGTAATTTGTTGGCGTCGAGTCGAGCTTGACGACCCATGAGCTGGTTGACATAGGCCTTATACGCCATCTGTAAGCCGATAATATCAGCCATATTTTCTGGTAAGGTCAAACTACCATTGACAAATTTTCCTGGCAAAATTTCTTGACGATTGTAGAAGTCGACCAGTTGCTTGGATTTTTCTTGAAATTGGTCGCTGTCTTGTTCGCTCCACCAATTTTTCATCATGCCATCGGCATTAAACTGCGCGCCGATATTGTCAAAGCCATGTGAAATTTCATGGCCGATAAAGGCGCCAAGACGACCGTAGTTGGCGGCATCGCTAGCTTGAGGATCGAACATCGGCGCCTGTAAGAAGGCCGCTGGGAGATTGATTTCATTTAAACTTGGATCGTAATAGGCGTTAACCTCAATCGGTGACATCATCCAAATACCGCGATCGATTTTCGTTCCAGACAAGGCTGCTTGGCGCTCCCATTCAAAACGTTTCGCGCGTTGTTGGTTGCCGATTGCATCGCCCGCGATGATGTCGAGACGCGAGTAATCACGCCATTTGTCGGGGTAGCCAATACGTGCTGTCAACTTGCTTAATTTGCGAAGCGCCTCAGTTCTTGTGCTTTCCGACATGACGTTCGAATGGCGAATACTGTCTTTGCCAGCCGCGATCAAGTTCTCAATCATGTGCGCGACTTTTTGTTTGTGGCTTTCAGGAAAATGCTGTGCAACATAGGTTTTTGCGAGCGCTTCAGACATCGCGCCATTCACTTCTTTGATCGCTTGCTCTGGTCGTGGCAATTCGCTTGTCAAACCTTGCGAAGTTTGGCCGTGAAAATTGAAATGCGCTCGGCGCATTGAAGCTGAAGCGACTGGCGCCATCTCGTTGAGCATGCGAAGCTTGAAGTACATTTTCCAGTCATCGAGTTGCGTGTCTTGGTAAAGCTTGCCCAATCCTTTGAAAGTCTCAACTTGCATAATGTTGATGCTATCGCTGGTCGAGACCTTGGCCGCATTGAGCATGGATCGCCACGGAAAACCAGGTGCGAACTGATCGAGTTTTGTGACTTCGATGGTTTGAAGCGCAGCAGGATTCATCGCTTGTGCTTCAGGAGTGTGAATCGCGGCGATCCGTCTTTCTAATTCAAAGACACGGCTGGCGCACATCTCAGGATGATCGATGTTGCCTGAACGCGCGAGTGCTGTCAGATATTCGAGATAAGCAGTGTGTAGGGCGGATGCACTTTCTTTCGAATTTTTGGCAGCATCTGAAGGCGCTTTTTGTTCAAGGTACATTTCCCGTGATGGCAGACCAAGGCCACCTTGCATGGCAATATTGCGGTAGATGCCCGGGTTTGCAAAGTCGGCAAAACCGCCCCATAACCAGATCGGTAATTTGATAATGCCATGCTGCTGGCCTTGCCACTGTGCTAGTTGTTCCAAATTAGAGATGCGATCGATCTCTTGCATGCGAGATTGAATTTGTTGTGTCGCTACGCGATCAATCGTCTTAAGGTCGATGTAACTTGCGTAATAGTCCGCCAGTTTTTTCTCGATGCTGCCTTTGATGTGCTTCTTAGAACTTAAGCTTTGCAACAGTGTGCTAATCCGTTGTTGGACGATGGCTGGCGTCCCAATCGCGTAGACTTCCGTCTTATTCGCGGGGATGTTGGTCTTGTTCAGCCATTCGTGGTTGGCCGCCATGTATAAGTCATCTTGCGGCCGGATTACTTGTTGTTGATTTGCAGGTGCTTTGTTCAGCACGGTGGATTCGCTACTGGTGGTGATGCCATTAGCCCAAGTGGCGGCGTGGCTAGTGAGCAAGGCGGAAATAAGGATCGCAAAAGAAGCGCTTTGGGATGAACGCAATGTAAATTGATCGAAAGACGGCATAGGAGACCTCATTAAATTCGCGACCTTTTTAGTGAACATTAAGTGAACACTAAGTGAGCGCGAAGATTGAAAACTAAGAAATACGAAGAAATACTAAGAAAATAGAAAGTTTCTTGTCCTTGAAAATCTGATCTAGATTTCTTGAGCGTATTGTGAGATCTGGTCGGCTTGCTGCGGAAAAAAGGTGC encodes the following:
- a CDS encoding Pls/PosA family non-ribosomal peptide synthetase; amino-acid sequence: MTFPENTPSSKNTNIAEALLLGEDCPDLMRDETLADLLNHTIARVPDKTALWSDLQSVTYGELGRRADQIARQLFDAGLRPGHIIGLWMPRGIDLLITQAAISKTGAAWLPFDSEVPTDRIQVCLEDANAFGLITNRDAVPQVHALREAGYRLFVAEEMESAAIETTENTANVVLPRAAGTDPAYVIYTSGSTGKPKGIVINQASICHFLRSENSVLGVRETDRVYQGFSVAFDMSFEEIWISYLVGASLWIASREVALDADALPQALIKNDITVLHAVPTLLALFSCDVPCLRIINLGGEMCPPSLVDKWSHPNRQMFNTYGPTEATVSASLAPLKAGEAVTIGVPLPNYGLLVINPDLQPDGSMELLPRGETGELCIFGPGVSAGYLGRPDLTAEKFLSNPWAPTEKYARLYRTGDLARIGEDGSVQCLGRADDQVKIRGFRVELGEIEAVLAKQPGVGTVAVLLRNEDGIDQLIAFIVRDASSEASASSMIQELRDALGQQLPAYMVPSRYEFLEEMPRLSSGKIDRKDLKARPLSVLIATGESEQAETDAEQVLFAALGTLFPGQSLRRPADFFDDLGGHSLMAARLVSALRQDARYAYFKISDIYQSRQLGKIAEVMQYGAVSPVTASTNEVKAARGGIAVDVKRWICGAAQAIAIPCLVAIRMLQWLSPFFAYHFFTGEPSDSVARAVIYSIAIFLGVTVAEFFFAIVAKWIILGKLKPGTYPLWGVTYFRWWLVDRIIEAVPVYMINGTSLYRWWLRALGAQVGDEALIGSLTLRSPDSLTLGRGVSIGNACSFENVRIQDGVMLVGAIVLEEDAYVGSYAVLEGNTKLEKLAHLDGQSALVDGQVVPAGRVWRGSPARDAGPFVANGDLQRGELTMARRVGEAAYFLLGSLLVSALFFLPVFPSFMVIDWLDAQEVFGFIQTADVGVQLIDYFLLAFPATAVLVLCTALLSAGIRWTFLGRLKPGSYSVHSNTYSRKWFVNQIQESSLNVLHGVYATIYSPYWYRMLGAKVGKGTELSTALGVVPDMLTLGDECFIADAVMLGDEEIDQGWMTVQATTISRRSFVGNGAYVPDGTEIPENVLIGVHTRAPDNAQMKAGDTWIGSPAMLLPAREEVKGFAEELTFKPSFWRKIARGLIEAFRIIAPHALVIAIGYVIVLDLMPLAAEERWGEVLYYLIVSGLLYGAGCFVFVALLKWILIGRYKQSSHPMWTWFVWSSEAITNLYEGITVPNFMRYLKGTPWLPLAFRLLGAKIGKGVYMDTTDITEFDCVSIGNYSEINAAACPQTHLFEDRVMKVDHVKIGDGVYLGPRSFVLYGAEVGDDAQLGALTLVMKGEFIPAGSSWRGCPASVA
- the murB gene encoding UDP-N-acetylmuramate dehydrogenase, with translation MNQLFSLQHKVSLKNHNTFGINAIADNVLRISSVDQLPELHARFKAQPELGFVFLGGGSNVILPDHIEALVLQIDLKGKQVIERDNNTVLVSASAGENWHDFVQWTIAQGLGGLENLSLIPGTVGAAPIQNIGAYGRELKDCFYSLRAYDLLSGEEHVFSKEQCAFAYRDSFFKRPESRHLLITEVCFSFDLDWQPELSYGDVAQRLKGQGISKPTPQQVSDTICAIRRSKLPDPREIGNAGSFFKNPIISIELRDRILESYPHCVSYPLPNGQCKLAAGWLIEQAGWKGRQTGNVGVYEKQALVLVNHGGATGMEVRALAEAIQNDVAQKFGVRLEVEPIFID
- the aroG gene encoding 3-deoxy-7-phosphoheptulonate synthase AroG, which produces MQRTDDLRIREMKELLPPSHLIREFSCSDKASEVTANARTALHNILHAKDDRVMVVIGPCSIHDTKAAMEYARKLADARVRFAGELEIVMRVYFEKPRTTVGWKGLINDPYMDNSFRINDGLRIARELLLNINELGLPAGTEYLDMISPQYIADLISWGAIGARTTESQVHRELASGLSCPVGFKNGTDGNVKIAVDAIKASSQPHHFLSVTKGGHSAIVSTNGNEDCHIILRGGKTPNYDAASVDAAAKSIEANCLVARIMIDASHANSSKNPLNQIPVCADIAQQVANGDDRIVGVMIESNLVAGRQDVVAGKELVYGQSITDGCIDWNDSEKVLQTLADAVKARRQKKVV
- a CDS encoding YajQ family cyclic di-GMP-binding protein — translated: MPSFDTVSEANMEEVKNAINQSNKVITNRFDLKGTSAKVELKEKEREIILFGDTDFHLDQIIIEVKQTLGKRNVDVRFLDVGKVEKIGGDKVKQVLKVKNGIQTEDAKKIVKILKDSKMKVQASIQGDAVRVSGAKRDDLQSAIALLRKEVKDLPLEFNNFRD
- a CDS encoding retropepsin-like aspartic protease family protein gives rise to the protein MSKAKHFSILSLAAIFAFGSYAPLCSATDIDLVALSNGKAMLIIDGKPPKNYAEGAVINGNIKLLTVDRNHAVIEVDGKKQLLQLGRTLLQGSNDGGNKKVILQANELGHFLTTGQINGGSSLRMMVDTGATFLSLSANDAQRLGIDYKKGVLSRSSTANGVIQTYRVKLDSVKIGDIEILQVEASVQENELPFALLGMSFLNRVTMVREGQQMTLSKKN